In one Grus americana isolate bGruAme1 chromosome 1, bGruAme1.mat, whole genome shotgun sequence genomic region, the following are encoded:
- the RGCC gene encoding regulator of cell cycle RGCC — protein sequence MLAAGGRGGSGGGAPPPATAMKSPQAQRPTGQVLGEDGGGGLAEALGEFDAVLEEFSCPAGRRRFHYGEHLERMKRRSSASVSDSSGLSDSESADSLYRNSFSLSDEKLNSPTASTPSLPSPSVTPCKAKLGDTKELEEFIADLDRTLASM from the exons ATGCTGGCGGCgggaggcaggggaggcagCGGTGGTGGGGCACCTCCGCCCGCCACCGCCATGAAGTCTCCTCAGGCCCAGCGGCCGACGGGTCAAG tgctgggggaggaCGGCGGCGGGGGCCTGGCGGAGGCACTGGGGGAGTTCGACGCGGTGCTGGAAGAGTTCTCCTGCCCCGCCGGCCGGCGCCGCTTCCACTACGGCGAGCACCTGGAGCGCATGAAGCGGCGGAGCAGCGCCAGTGTCAGCGACAGCAGCGGCCTCAGCGACTCGGAGA GTGCAGATTCACTCTACAGAAATAGTTTCAGCCTCAGTGATGAGAAGCTTAACTCTCCAACTGCATCTACTCCAAGCTTGCCATCGCCATCAGTAACTCCATGTAAAG CAAAGCTTGGAGACACAAAAGAACTGGAAGAATTCATTGCTGATCTTGACAGGACACTAGCAA GTATGTGA